The genomic stretch CTGTAAGTAGAGAAGGATGCATGAGCACTAGCTAAATGAAATGAAGGAACTCGTTTGTTATTAGCTGGGACAGGTCTCTTTTTGGTGGTTGGAATTGTCTTCTCATATCCTTTACGTGACCTCAAGGGGATGACTCCCTTAATTCATGGAGGCATGTGAATTCGCTATGTTTGTAGGCAGTTTTATTTCCTCTAATTCGTTATTTGCTCAACAGAACAAAGTAATTATCATTTATCTCGTGTTTAGTTATTGTGTTCACTTGATTCTGTTCCATGTTCATTATTTTTACACTTTCTTGCTAGAAGTTTGTCATACcgacaattcaatttttttgtttttttttttttccgttgtgGAGCGTTGAATTTATGCAGGCATGGATCACCCTGGGTAGAGCGCAGTTAAACTTCGGAGAGCCTGATAGTGCTATTGCCGGTTTCGATAGAGCGTTATCTCTTAAGGTATGCTGCTGATCATTGTTATTCTTCCAGCTTTCTTGTGCGCAGACACTAATGAATTAGCCTCCACATTGCAGCCGGGTTGTGAAGAATCTCAAGATGACAGGAGAACTGCGCTACATCTTGTAGAGAAGCGAAAGCAGCTACATTTGTCGGGCGTGAGCACAACAAAAAACCGTTTTGTGGGTTGCAGTTAAAGAATGAATCTTTTGGTCCAGATGCTTGCAAGATCTCTTTTATGTTCTGGCTCTAGAGGAGGAGCCCATGGCCCTCTCGTCTGTAAAAAGCTTTGACGAGGTCTGAGCAGCTATTATACCTTGTTAAGCTCTTAAGAAGATGCAAGGTGGTTGAAGAAATATTTATGCAGTCTGACATTCCTCGTTCAAAACTAGAGGTCTAGAGTTAGAAGGATGTCACCTCTCACCCGACTGAAAGCTGGTCTCTTTAGACATCTTGCCTTTTCACCCTTGCGACTAGGACTTTTGTTTCTtcttggctactttcttctcAATCCTTCTTGTATGTTACTGAACTAATTCCTTTCAGCATAACGTTTATCATCTGCTGAAAAAGGATAAATGACAATGCTTGAGGGAAGAATGTAAATTCACAAAACATCCTCAGTCGTCGTTTATACTCTGTTGGATGTTTGGTCTTTCTAGTTTATTCTTGTACGTAGAAATGAACGAGCATTTGTCTCAGTTTCAATGCCCTTGGCTGAACAATGATCATGGTGCCTATACTAAGGATTTTGTTGCTCTTTCTCTATTTGGTTTTCGCGAGATCATGGTTCCTATACTAAtgacttttttattctttctctaTTCGGTTTTTGCGAGATCATGGTAACATACAGAGCACCAGCACCATTTTTCAGGGGCATTCATTGCGAATAGTTCCAACCCTGGAGCACCCTACTTGTCGGAATCGAATTGATCCATCTATAACTCGAACAGTACCTAATAATTCTGTCGGCATTCTTTGCGTGAAAAAAGGTTCCTTATGCCCAAGCAGCATTCACTTCTGCTAGGACATTCCGACCCTAGACAGCTCTCTTAGTGCTTCTTGCAACTTGTCAGGTTTAGCATAGGGTTTTTCAGTATGGAAGTTACTTCCCCTCTGCATAGCTAGCTAGTTCTGATGCCAAGTGAAAACAAATAATCACAGTCGAcatccaaaaattgaagaaacaaTTGCCGCACTAAAACTGCACAGACAAAGACACTCTTTCGAATATATCAACAGGGGTCTGTCCATCATTATCTATTGAGTGCATCAGAAATGCGGGCGTCATAAGCACTGTTTATCTGAGTCTAAAGAACCTTAGAAGAGCGCAATCACAagtcaattagcaaaaaagaaCGTTTAAGCTATACATATTTACACCATCACGTTTTCGACAACATCATATGATGGGAGTACTGTAACTCAACTGACAAAACTTGAAGTAGGATTGTCTTAAGTGATCCGAATCAAAAGCACGACCATCATAAAGATACATGTCATCGCGAAGATCAGAAGCCAAGTAAAGCATGTAGTCTTGGAGCTTTCTGAATATATCTCTGTTGCCCGAACATTAACCCGATTTGTGCTTGCCAAGCTGTGCTCGACAGCTTTCTCCGTTGAATCAAGTATCTGCAATGCAACCCAAAAGAATCTTGTCAGACTAAGTACGTTGTTGAGTTGCTTTAATCGCAACAGACTTGCAAGATTGAAGTAGATTGCTCAAGTTACATCTTGGGGCTGccatttcgaaaaaaattaagataaaggAATATTAAAAGACACCTAACATGGTATCAAGATTTACTTTTTCTGTATTTTGCAGGGACTGACTCATCACGAGGCTACTCTCTTTCAGTTGCCTTGCCAAACCAACCATTTCATCTGTCAGATCCTCTTGAAGCTTTctgttgaaaaagaaaaggtgcaaTCACAATATCTACTTAAATATACTTAAAGAAGGACAATCATAATAACGAAGTATCGGCCAAATTTTTCAAGCAGTAGCCACAAAGCAAGCTGAAGGTTCAATGTGGAAGGTGTGAAAAACTAGCttggagaaaaaagaagctTAGACACACTTGAGGAGGGCATCTTAACTCACGAACTTATAAGGCCAAGAAAGGTAAAAGTGATTTGACCTTATTTCTAACATATAAAGAGCCATACACTAGTCTTACAGCATATGTTCAATTTTACATGACACCAGTCTTGAAATTTTAATCTACTTTATAATGTTGttattgttttttccttcttctttttttttttttttatccgtcctatctctaactctcctctCTCCGACGTTTGCTCTGCCTCTTTGAGCGCGGGAGTCAAACCCGTACCTATAATACTAACAACTGTTGAGTTATTGTTCAGTGTGTATCATTTCAACATATCTTCATAACTGACCAGATTGTTAGATCCTTCACATTCCAGCCTTTATTTCATCAGATAACAACCAAGTTTTTCCCCTCTCTAAGTTCTCACAGTGCCCCTATAATCAGGTGTTCAGGgacgaaaacattttcgaaatgGACAAGAAGCAATGCATGAACTAATCAGTAGATTTGGGTATGGGAAAAACCCAAACTATAAAGTTGTCTGGTAATAACACAATCATGACGATTTGACATTACTGATTAACAAGAAAGATAAAACATACATGTGCTTTTCAATGTGTGCTTGCGCTGCAGCATCTAGTTTGACAGGTCCTGATGTATCAACTTCATTATGGGATTGAGTTGTATCTGCAGTACTTGAGGTCAGCCTGTTAAAGAATCTGACAAATTACAATCACGAATTGGTAATACCTCATGTAGATAACTTATTATTACGATAAAAGGCACTCTATTAAGAGTTACATAAAGCAAATACACCATCACTGTAGTAGATTCACTTACGCAAATCTCCTTCTTAACCCTGATTTTGGGGTAACCGGATCTTCCGATTCTTTTTTAGGGCTTTCTTCAGAACTTCTTCCTGGAAAGGGCTCCTGAGGCGCTTGCCCATCAAGCTGAGAAAAGCAAGCAGAGTACCGAATCGTGAAACCTCATACCCAACGGAAAGCAACTCaaactttttcaattaaaaGGTGCACTTAAAGAGGATTAGATAAGTGAGTGGACAACCTCCATAGGCACATCATAGACGCCTGCAAGAAGTaaagctaaaaattttgcaGCTAGCAGCAGCAATTAAAAACCatctctcctccttcctccctcTGAGAATACCTCTTTGGTCCAATCATAGCATCGCCAGCCAATGCTTTTTTGGTGCTCACTATATTAAATGGCAAAATGTCGGGAACATGTAAAatatcaaaaacaataccaaacATTGTGAACTAGAGGGAAATTCATGCATCTCCATCAAGTCTGTCACAATTTTGTCTTCCTAAATGATCAAAACAAAACTAGCTAATAAGGTACTAAGGTTGCGTTTGTTCATCCGGATTTGAATTGAAATTGGATAGGATAAAGTGGGATTAGAAATCCTCTAAATATCCTCACTTAAACATCCAACCCGTAATCGCAACGACCCAACTGCACATGCGGAGCTCTACCAACTAAGCTATACCCCCAAGCCAAGTGGAGCATGCATGAAGGAGTCAGatgcttcttctattttttttcttttcttttacttcccGTAGCTGAGCCATTTGGGACTTAAACCAGAGACCTTACCCGTGAAGTAAATCACCGCGCCTACAGTCCAACCAATGGGGAGAGAATCTATAGATTCCTTTTCAAGAGTAATTTGTAGAAAATCCCATCACATGTTTAGTGCAATctaagataggaaaaaaaatcttggaaaatatattgaaaatctCACTTGCTAGTGCAATCTCCTGCGATATTCAAAGCTCACCACTGAGCTCCCTAactagaaaaaacaaaaaaccagcATCTCAAACCCGTTCTTTTCAACTCCCTCTGATTCATCTCCTTCACCACTAGGTTCGCTAGATCCACTGCCATCTCCACCTCCAAACCGTAGTTCTCACTCAGCTTCACCGTATCAGAGGCAATTCTGAGACGAGCCTCGAGTCGTCGAGGGTGTCGTCAAGCTACCGACTAGGTAGCGGTCGCAATGATTTGGTAGAGAGACAGCCGATGTAAGGGTGGCGATAGGTGGACGCCACACACGAAGCTCAAGTGCCACTGGATGTTGAAGCCGACGACTTGGGGTAGTGAGGGGCGGAGAGGAGGTAGACGGAGATCCACCTGTGGACTGGGGCAGTGAGTAATGAGGGTGGACACACCTTTGTTGTGGATGACAATGCGAAGAATGAGATTCGAGTTCTTCCATGGTGATGGCCATGTGACACACAACTTCTCATTGACATCCTCAGTCGTCGAAGTACGATCTGCTTGACAGTGATAATGATCTGCGGTGGTCGGAAACAATGACGAGTGACCGGTGGTCGAAGAAAATGATAATCGGTTACGTCGCTCCATCACTCCATTGTCGGAAGAAAATTGTTACGTGATTTAAAAATATACATCCAATCCGGGTTTATCCCACCCCCTAGCCCGGATTTCTTGTCCGGCATTTGTCCAGGTATATCCGGATTTATCCAGTCCAAAAGATGTCGTCAAACACCAGATATGATATTTTGTTATCTTGTTCGAACTGAAATCCGGACTGCCAAATGCAGCCTAAGGGGCTTCGAGTCCATAACAAAATAGAGGACTGTCTTAGCTCTGACTAACCCACAGAACTGTTCTAGATCTGTATGCCAGATGCTCGAAAGTATAACTCATTCTGAACAGAAGTTTATGGGGGATTCCTATGCCTTCAAAGAATGTAGGATTCTGTTCCATCCACAACAGCACAAACAGATGCTGCTAGAACCATGAAATGATCGAGAACTGCAAAAC from Rhodamnia argentea isolate NSW1041297 chromosome 2, ASM2092103v1, whole genome shotgun sequence encodes the following:
- the LOC115751643 gene encoding uncharacterized protein LOC115751643 isoform X2, which encodes MVIDYSEKIEAITAKLSVPLLDGQAPQEPFPGRSSEESPKKESEDPVTPKSGLRRRFALTSSTADTTQSHNEVDTSGPVKLDAAAQAHIEKHIKLQEDLTDEMVGLARQLKESSLVMSQSLQNTEKILDSTEKAVEHSLASTNRVNVRATEIYSESSKTTCFTWLLIFAMTCIFMMVVLLIRIT
- the LOC115751643 gene encoding uncharacterized protein LOC115751643 isoform X1 produces the protein MVIDYSEKIEAITAKLSVPLLDGQAPQEPFPGRSSEESPKKESEDPVTPKSGLRRRFAFFNRLTSSTADTTQSHNEVDTSGPVKLDAAAQAHIEKHIKLQEDLTDEMVGLARQLKESSLVMSQSLQNTEKILDSTEKAVEHSLASTNRVNVRATEIYSESSKTTCFTWLLIFAMTCIFMMVVLLIRIT
- the LOC115751643 gene encoding uncharacterized protein LOC115751643 isoform X3, which translates into the protein MELDGQAPQEPFPGRSSEESPKKESEDPVTPKSGLRRRFAFFNRLTSSTADTTQSHNEVDTSGPVKLDAAAQAHIEKHIKLQEDLTDEMVGLARQLKESSLVMSQSLQNTEKILDSTEKAVEHSLASTNRVNVRATEIYSESSKTTCFTWLLIFAMTCIFMMVVLLIRIT
- the LOC115751643 gene encoding uncharacterized protein LOC115751643 isoform X4, whose amino-acid sequence is MVIDYSEKIEAITAKLSVPLLDGQAPQEPFPGRSSEESPKKESEDPVTPKSGLRRRFAFFNRLTSSTADTTQSHNEVDTSGPVKLDAAAQAHIEKHIKLQEDLTDEMVGLARQLKESSLVMSQSLQNTEKVNLDTINSTTYLV